A part of Kryptolebias marmoratus isolate JLee-2015 linkage group LG8, ASM164957v2, whole genome shotgun sequence genomic DNA contains:
- the LOC108235219 gene encoding transcription factor Spi-B, producing MLTEMETMPYVAEIKLNGGRGVWSGAASSSCPEVDLEVIEEYLQEHSLEVQPAHTRMTTMDQQTHAHSHRDTRIIENSWSGQHAYEWHCGSHTPNEEYKKLAPHLAWQSPHDNQWEHVPYCYEPPVYIDSDSQSSSSQYQDYQDSPSPSSDREDRKNRNLPLVPLSGKRKERLFQFLFEMLQTPSMRSCIWWVQSSSGTFQFSSQNKESLAQLWGRRKGNRKTMTYQKMARALRNYSRTGEIHKVKRKLTYRFDEKTLRGLQGEANSV from the exons ATGTTGACAGAAATGGAGACG ATGCCTTATGTGGCTGAGATCAAGCTGAATGGAGGCCGGGGGGTCTGGAGCGgagctgcttcctcctcctgcccCGAGGTCGACCTGGAGGTCATCGAGGAATACCTGCAGGAGCATTCGCTGGAGGTCCAGCCTGCTCACACGCGCATGACCACGATGGACCAACAAACGCACGCTCACTCCCACCGGGACACCAGGATCATAG AGAACAGCTGGTCGGGTCAGCATGCATACGAGTGGCACTGTGGTTCTCACACTCCAAACGAGGAATACAAAAAGCTGGCGCCGCATCTGGCCTGGCAGAGTCCTCATGACAATCAGTGG GAGCACGTCCCATACTGCTATGAACCTCCTGTATATATTGACTCGGACTCACAGTCTAGCAGCTCCCAGTATCAGGATTACCAAGATTCCCCATCACCGTCCTCtgacagagaggacaggaagaacAGAAACTTGCCTCTCGTCCCACTGTCAG GAAAGAGGAAAGAGCGCCTGTTCCAGTTCCTGTTCGAGATGCTCCAAACGCCATCGATGAGGAGCTGCATCTGGTGGGTTCAGTCCTCCTCCGGAACTTTTCAGTTCTCCTCTCAAAACAAGGAGAGCCTGGCGCAGCTCTGGGGCCGTCGAAAGGGGAACCGCAAAACCATGACCTATCAGAAGATGGCCCGGGCTCTGAGGAACTACTCCCGCACCGGCGAGATTCACAAGGTGAAAAGGAAGCTGACCTATCGCTTTGACGAGAAGACGCTGAGAGGCCTACAAGGAGAGGCCAATTCTGTGTAG
- the LOC108235195 gene encoding LOW QUALITY PROTEIN: adenosine receptor A2b-like (The sequence of the model RefSeq protein was modified relative to this genomic sequence to represent the inferred CDS: substituted 1 base at 1 genomic stop codon), whose translation MTSHCPLFCNSAVMTEWCWVIYIVLEVLTVVVCCLGNMVVVCAASVSGIPFGKPTFGFLVSLAAPDFWVGVAAVPLAELLDSWMSLNLCSSXDRTLSCPCGPIPAATQTSEVRPVNCHNQHVVICRNNLFLAHFFLNYKTTEGQGQTCLCAGLLGFTPLVGWHRQSFVGSFPTNSSPTSFLSSSCTFLSGISLPFMVYFIFLGRVTAPLLVAFALYAQIFGSLQRRLRETVALVLILFPCCWFPLHLMNCLLLFQAGCGAVY comes from the coding sequence ATGACGTCACACTGTCCTCTTTTCTGTAACTCTGCAGTGATGACTGAATGGTGTTGGGTAATCTACATTGTGCTGGAGGTGCTAACTGTTGTGGTTTGTTGCCTtggaaacatggtggtggtgtGTGCAGCGTCTGTATCTGGGATTCCCTTTGGAAAACCTACTTTCGGCTTCCTGGTTTCCTTGGCGGCGCCTGACTTTTGGGTGGGTGTGGCTGCAGTGCCCCTAGCGGAGCTGTTGGACAGCTGGATGAGCCTGAACCTGTGCTCGTCCTGAGACAGAACTCTGTCCTGTCCCTGTGGACCGATACCTGCAGCTAcacaaacctctgaggtcagacCTGTGAACTGTCATAACCAACATGTTGTGATTTGtagaaataacctttttttagcccatttttttctgaattacaAAACCACTGAAGGACAGGGGCAAACGTGTTTGTGTGCTGGTTTACTTGGTTTCACACCTCTGGTGGGTTGGCACCGTCAATCCTTTGTAGGCTCCTTTCCCACCAATTCATCTCCCActtctttcctctcctcctcatgCACCTTCCTCTCTGGTATCTCCCTCCCTTTCATGGTCTACTTCATCTTTCTTGGCCGTGTCACGGCTCCTCTGCTGGTCGCGTTCGCTCTGTATGCTCAAATCTTCGGGAGCCTGCAGCGACGTCTGAGAGAGACTGTGGCTCTGGttctcattttgtttccatGCTGCTGGTTTCCTCTGCACCTGATGAACTGCCTTCTGTTGTTCCAGGCAGGTTGCGGTGCGGTCTACTAG